A genomic window from Caballeronia sp. SBC1 includes:
- a CDS encoding 2-hydroxy-3-oxopropionate reductase: protein MQKAGFIGLGIMGKPMAENLIKNGVALAAFTRSGVPDTLIQAGAVACDSPAAVAAQADVIFVMVPDTPDVERVLFGDNGVVAALREGQVVVDMSSISPIATREFAAKVRERGADYLDAPVSGGEVGAKAASLTIMVGGSQATFDSVKPLFDMMGKNVSLIGEVGAGQVCKLANQVIVAATIEAVGEALLLASKAGVDAEKVRTALMGGFASSRILEVHGERMTKRTFNPGFRIELHQKDLNLALSTAQSLGVSLPNTATCQALFNACAAHGGKAWDHSGMVRALEFLANHEIGQTPAA, encoded by the coding sequence ATGCAAAAAGCAGGCTTCATCGGTCTTGGCATCATGGGCAAACCCATGGCCGAGAACCTCATCAAGAACGGCGTGGCGCTGGCGGCATTTACGCGCAGCGGCGTGCCGGACACGCTGATCCAGGCCGGTGCCGTGGCATGCGACAGCCCGGCCGCGGTCGCGGCACAGGCGGACGTGATCTTCGTCATGGTGCCGGATACGCCGGACGTGGAACGGGTGCTGTTCGGCGACAACGGCGTGGTCGCCGCGCTGCGCGAAGGCCAGGTCGTAGTGGACATGAGCTCAATCTCGCCTATCGCGACTCGCGAGTTCGCAGCGAAGGTCCGCGAACGCGGCGCGGACTATCTGGACGCGCCCGTCTCGGGTGGCGAAGTCGGCGCGAAAGCCGCGTCGCTCACGATCATGGTCGGCGGCTCGCAAGCCACCTTCGACAGCGTGAAACCGCTCTTCGACATGATGGGCAAAAACGTCTCGCTGATCGGCGAAGTCGGCGCGGGACAGGTCTGCAAGCTGGCGAACCAGGTGATCGTCGCGGCGACGATCGAAGCGGTGGGTGAAGCGTTGTTGCTGGCGTCCAAAGCCGGTGTCGATGCTGAGAAAGTGCGTACCGCATTGATGGGCGGTTTCGCCTCCTCGCGCATTCTGGAAGTGCACGGCGAACGCATGACCAAACGCACGTTCAATCCGGGCTTTCGCATTGAACTGCATCAGAAGGATTTGAACCTCGCGCTTTCAACAGCGCAGTCGCTTGGGGTGTCGCTGCCTAACACCGCGACCTGCCAGGCGCTGTTCAACGCTTGCGCAGCGCACGGCGGCAAGGCATGGGATCACTCCGGAATGGTTCGCGCGCTGGAGTTTCTGGCGAACCACGAAATCGGTCAGACACCTGCGGCCTGA
- a CDS encoding transporter substrate-binding domain-containing protein — MRGCVAALLLAGVVHSAMADQLDDIKKAGKIRVAIAMGTPLFSYADANLQPAGSDVDTAVALAKDLGVKLELVQITNAARVPTLQAKRADLVIADLSITPERAKVVDFSIPYAVITIIVGGTKNENVKNYGDLNGKTIGLTRATVNDSITTQLAKGAQIQRYEDDATLITSVVTGQVDIFSSTPSNLAEMVKRAPNRNLELKFPQKDFDLGIAMNKDEPKLKEWVNNWVSTNQKNGTLNTIYKKYHGRDLPASVTKG; from the coding sequence ATGCGCGGCTGCGTGGCCGCTTTGTTGCTCGCGGGTGTCGTGCACAGCGCGATGGCCGACCAGCTCGACGACATAAAGAAAGCAGGCAAGATCCGCGTGGCAATCGCAATGGGCACGCCGCTCTTCAGCTACGCCGATGCCAACCTACAGCCCGCGGGGTCCGATGTGGACACGGCCGTGGCACTTGCCAAGGATCTGGGCGTAAAGCTCGAGCTCGTGCAGATCACGAATGCAGCGCGCGTGCCGACCTTGCAGGCCAAGCGCGCGGACCTGGTGATAGCAGATTTGTCGATCACGCCTGAGCGCGCCAAGGTCGTCGACTTCTCGATTCCCTATGCGGTGATCACGATCATCGTGGGCGGGACGAAAAATGAGAACGTCAAGAATTACGGTGACCTGAACGGCAAGACCATTGGCCTCACGCGCGCCACCGTCAACGACAGCATCACGACGCAATTGGCGAAGGGTGCGCAGATTCAGCGCTATGAAGACGACGCCACGCTGATCACGTCCGTGGTGACGGGGCAGGTCGACATCTTCTCGAGCACGCCGTCGAACCTTGCCGAGATGGTCAAGCGCGCGCCGAATCGCAATCTGGAATTGAAGTTCCCGCAGAAGGATTTCGACCTGGGCATTGCGATGAACAAGGATGAGCCGAAGCTCAAGGAATGGGTCAACAACTGGGTGAGCACGAACCAGAAAAACGGTACGCTCAACACGATCTACAAGAAGTATCACGGCCGCGATTTGCCGGCGAGCGTGACGAAGGGATAA
- a CDS encoding amino acid ABC transporter ATP-binding protein: MSAIVKLGDVYKSFGSNQVLKGVSLEVAKGEMIAVIGASGSGKSTALRCIDRLETIDRGTIEVCGIRVDDPKVDLHQLRREVGIVFQSYNLFAHLTVEENIMLALRHVKKLGRDEARRVAMSVLDQVGLAQKADAYPEQLSGGQQQRVAIARSLAMSPKVMLFDEVTSALDPQLTGEVLRVMEDLAKDGMTMLLVTHEMAFAKRMADRIIYMHQGKVWEVGSGDMLDAPQTPELRTFLNNGL; the protein is encoded by the coding sequence ATGTCGGCAATCGTTAAGCTCGGGGACGTCTATAAGAGCTTCGGCTCGAACCAGGTGCTCAAGGGCGTGTCACTGGAAGTGGCCAAGGGCGAAATGATCGCCGTGATCGGCGCGAGCGGTTCAGGGAAAAGCACAGCGCTTCGGTGTATCGATCGTCTGGAAACCATCGACCGCGGCACGATCGAGGTATGCGGCATTCGTGTTGATGACCCGAAGGTGGACCTGCACCAGTTGCGTCGCGAAGTCGGCATCGTGTTTCAAAGCTACAACTTGTTCGCGCATTTGACCGTGGAAGAAAACATCATGCTGGCGCTGCGCCACGTGAAGAAACTCGGACGCGATGAAGCGCGCCGAGTGGCAATGAGCGTGCTCGATCAGGTCGGCCTCGCGCAGAAAGCCGATGCCTATCCCGAGCAACTTTCTGGAGGACAGCAGCAGCGCGTGGCGATTGCTCGATCGCTTGCGATGTCGCCGAAAGTCATGTTGTTTGACGAAGTGACGTCTGCACTCGATCCGCAACTGACGGGTGAAGTGCTGCGCGTGATGGAGGACCTGGCGAAGGACGGCATGACGATGTTGCTGGTCACGCACGAGATGGCTTTCGCCAAGCGCATGGCGGACCGCATCATTTATATGCATCAGGGAAAGGTGTGGGAGGTCGGCAGCGGTGACATGCTCGATGCGCCGCAGACGCCCGAGTTGCGCACGTTCCTGAACAACGGCCTGTAG
- a CDS encoding amino acid ABC transporter permease produces MTGGFTTAHLFYLVHSIWWTLVLSALAFVLGSIGGFGVMLARISPHRWLSRPAMVYIEAIQGIPLLILLFIVYFGLSVYGFQVPALVAAGLALMVYTSAYLGDIWRGCIDAMPKPQWEAAECLSLTRWQTLRLVIIPQALRLALPPTVGFLVQVIKMTSLASVIGFVELTRAGQIINNSIFQPFLVFGLVGVFYFVLCYPLSRWSQSMEKKLNVGNR; encoded by the coding sequence ATGACCGGCGGTTTCACTACGGCGCACTTGTTTTATCTCGTGCACTCGATCTGGTGGACGCTCGTGCTCTCCGCGTTGGCCTTCGTGCTGGGCAGCATTGGCGGCTTCGGCGTGATGCTCGCGCGCATCTCGCCGCACCGCTGGCTCAGCCGTCCGGCGATGGTTTATATCGAAGCGATTCAGGGCATTCCGCTGCTGATCCTGCTGTTCATCGTCTACTTCGGTTTGTCCGTGTATGGCTTCCAGGTGCCTGCGCTGGTCGCGGCTGGCCTCGCGCTGATGGTGTACACGAGCGCGTATCTCGGCGACATCTGGCGCGGATGCATAGACGCCATGCCGAAGCCCCAATGGGAAGCGGCTGAATGCCTGTCATTGACGCGCTGGCAGACTCTGCGCCTCGTGATCATCCCGCAAGCGCTGCGTCTCGCGCTGCCGCCAACGGTTGGTTTTTTGGTGCAGGTCATCAAGATGACGTCGCTCGCTTCGGTGATTGGTTTCGTCGAATTGACCCGCGCGGGCCAGATCATCAACAACTCGATTTTTCAACCGTTCCTCGTGTTCGGGCTGGTCGGGGTCTTCTATTTCGTGTTGTGTTATCCGCTCTCGCGCTGGAGCCAATCGATGGAGAAAAAGCTCAATGTCGGCAATCGTTAA
- a CDS encoding amino acid ABC transporter permease, which yields MTFSLDFSPLLPYWPVFLKGAWLTLKMTTVAVFFGVILGTLVAFAKRGRNRLLSRLCSIYIEAVRNTPFLVQIFLLYFGLASFGVRMPTFAAAALAMVINIGAYAAEIIRAGLESVPRGQIEAAECLGLSRWRIGWHVMLQPSIEKVYPALTSQFLLMMQASAIASQISAEELTATANTVQSDTFRSLETYIVVALLYLALSLLIKLIAWGVGEVAFKRRRVMRQAAERAGKPVPDQGRIDTVIPGGAA from the coding sequence ATGACTTTCTCTCTCGATTTCAGCCCGCTGCTTCCGTACTGGCCCGTCTTCCTGAAAGGCGCCTGGCTGACGTTGAAGATGACGACCGTGGCGGTGTTTTTCGGTGTGATCCTGGGTACGCTGGTCGCATTTGCCAAGCGCGGCCGGAACCGGCTTTTATCGCGGCTATGCTCGATCTATATCGAGGCCGTGCGCAACACGCCGTTTCTTGTGCAGATATTCCTGCTGTACTTCGGGCTTGCCAGTTTCGGCGTGCGCATGCCGACGTTCGCCGCCGCGGCGCTCGCGATGGTAATCAACATTGGCGCTTACGCGGCCGAGATCATTCGTGCAGGTCTTGAATCGGTGCCGCGCGGGCAGATCGAGGCGGCCGAATGCCTGGGGTTGTCGCGCTGGCGGATCGGCTGGCATGTGATGCTTCAGCCGTCCATCGAGAAGGTGTATCCCGCGCTGACCAGCCAGTTCCTCCTGATGATGCAGGCCTCGGCCATCGCGTCGCAGATCTCGGCGGAAGAGCTCACGGCAACGGCGAACACCGTGCAGTCCGATACCTTCCGCTCGCTCGAAACGTACATTGTCGTGGCGCTGCTGTATCTCGCGTTGTCGCTGCTCATCAAGCTGATTGCGTGGGGCGTAGGCGAGGTTGCGTTCAAGCGGCGGCGGGTCATGCGCCAGGCGGCGGAGCGCGCCGGCAAGCCGGTGCCCGATCAAGGACGTATCGATACAGTGATACCCGGAGGTGCAGCATGA
- a CDS encoding NAD(P)-dependent oxidoreductase: MANQEHTVPFKRLLLTGAAGGVGKVIRSRMAAFADKIRVSDLSATLSPDAAPHEEVIPCDLSDKQAVDALVAGCDAIIHLGGVSVERPFEEVLEANIKGVYNLYEGARRHGVKRVIFASSNHVTGFYRQDEKIDAHALRRPDGYYGLSKSFGEDVAQFYFDRYGIETVSIRIGSTFPEPKDRRMMASWLSYDDLLELLQRSLFTPDVGHTVVYGMSDNVVTWWDNRFAARLGFIARDSSEPFRAKVEAQPAPEPGSAVAVLQGGAFTTTGPFE; this comes from the coding sequence ATGGCCAATCAAGAACACACAGTCCCGTTTAAACGCCTGTTGCTGACCGGCGCTGCCGGCGGCGTAGGCAAGGTCATCCGTTCGCGCATGGCCGCGTTCGCGGACAAAATCAGGGTGTCGGATCTGTCGGCCACGTTGTCCCCGGACGCCGCGCCGCATGAAGAAGTCATCCCGTGCGATCTCTCGGACAAGCAGGCGGTCGACGCGCTGGTTGCCGGTTGCGACGCGATCATCCATCTTGGCGGGGTATCGGTGGAACGGCCCTTCGAAGAAGTGCTGGAAGCCAATATCAAGGGGGTGTACAACCTCTACGAAGGCGCCCGCCGGCATGGCGTCAAGCGTGTCATCTTCGCCAGCTCCAATCACGTCACCGGGTTTTATCGGCAGGACGAGAAGATCGACGCGCATGCGCTGCGACGTCCCGACGGCTACTACGGCCTGTCCAAATCGTTCGGTGAAGACGTGGCCCAGTTCTATTTCGATCGCTACGGAATAGAGACGGTGAGCATCCGTATCGGCTCCACGTTTCCTGAGCCGAAGGATCGCCGGATGATGGCGAGCTGGCTCAGCTACGACGACCTGCTCGAACTCCTGCAGCGCAGTCTCTTCACGCCCGATGTCGGCCATACCGTGGTCTACGGCATGTCTGACAACGTAGTCACGTGGTGGGACAACCGGTTTGCCGCGCGACTCGGATTTATCGCGCGTGACTCCTCGGAGCCGTTCCGTGCGAAGGTTGAGGCGCAGCCCGCGCCCGAGCCTGGCAGTGCCGTTGCGGTGTTGCAGGGCGGGGCGTTCACCACCACCGGGCCGTTCGAATAG
- a CDS encoding FadR/GntR family transcriptional regulator, whose protein sequence is MQRPTRAVFETPAYHSVRRSLTTELVDALRQQIDTAELKVGDRLATEAEMVQRFNVSRTVVREALSKLQAAGLVETRHGIGTFVCEAPSRGLFQLDPADVAGSIDALAVLELRISLETESAGLAAARCDTAQIAAMRRALSDFERNLGEANGTISPDIRFHLEIAQATGNRYFVEIMTHLGTHMIPRTRLTATQIPPAQYADYLTRVNREHEQICDAIERGDADSARTAMRLHLINSRERLRRAQTSV, encoded by the coding sequence GTGCAGAGACCGACTCGTGCTGTCTTCGAAACCCCGGCCTATCACTCGGTACGTCGCAGCCTGACGACCGAATTGGTCGATGCACTGCGCCAGCAGATCGACACCGCCGAGCTCAAAGTGGGCGACCGGCTCGCGACTGAAGCGGAAATGGTGCAGCGCTTCAACGTGAGCCGCACGGTAGTACGCGAGGCGTTGTCGAAGTTGCAGGCCGCGGGGCTGGTGGAGACGCGGCATGGCATCGGCACGTTCGTCTGCGAGGCGCCGAGCAGAGGCCTGTTTCAACTCGACCCTGCGGACGTGGCTGGTTCCATCGACGCCCTCGCCGTCCTTGAGCTGCGCATCAGCCTGGAGACGGAGAGCGCGGGACTGGCCGCGGCGCGATGCGACACAGCGCAGATCGCTGCCATGCGGCGCGCGCTGAGCGACTTCGAGCGCAACCTTGGCGAAGCGAACGGGACCATATCGCCCGATATCCGCTTTCATCTTGAGATCGCGCAGGCAACCGGCAACCGCTATTTTGTGGAGATCATGACGCATCTCGGCACCCACATGATCCCGCGCACCCGCCTCACCGCCACGCAGATTCCGCCCGCCCAGTACGCGGACTATCTGACGCGCGTGAACCGCGAGCATGAGCAGATCTGCGATGCCATCGAGCGTGGTGACGCCGACTCGGCTCGCACCGCCATGCGGCTACATTTGATCAACAGCCGCGAGCGTTTGCGGCGCGCGCAGACAAGCGTTTGA
- a CDS encoding substrate-binding domain-containing protein — MATLKDVAALAGVGMSTASRAISGRGPVSADALARVQAAIAELNFRPSSLGRALSTQSLGMIGIFVPTFFGPYYGTILEQTDMELRKVHRHVVVATGCGDDSPRDQAIEAVQFLIGRDCDGIVVTSHDLHDDDLIKLHRMHPKMVFLNRDFAQMPEASFCADHHRGGVLAAQTLLAHQHKKIAVISGPFQASDNHARIAGFFEELARNGIDRTEVQLIESDFSPDGGYDSAKQLLASKKRFTGLFCANDTMAIGALSCLQQAGISVPNEMSVVGYDDDYSAAFSAPGLTSVHIPTADLTQNAVRWLLNACYGTAYTIYREFPVTVTNRASVAAPAKRMRT; from the coding sequence GTGGCAACCCTGAAGGACGTCGCGGCCCTGGCCGGCGTGGGCATGTCCACCGCATCGCGCGCTATCTCCGGCCGCGGACCCGTTTCCGCCGATGCGCTCGCGCGCGTGCAGGCAGCGATCGCCGAGTTGAACTTCCGGCCATCATCGCTTGGGCGCGCGCTCTCGACGCAATCGCTCGGCATGATCGGCATCTTCGTGCCGACGTTCTTCGGCCCATACTACGGCACGATCCTCGAGCAGACCGATATGGAGTTGCGCAAGGTGCATCGCCACGTGGTGGTGGCAACGGGCTGCGGTGACGACTCGCCGCGCGACCAGGCGATCGAAGCCGTGCAGTTCCTGATCGGCCGCGATTGCGACGGTATAGTCGTGACGAGCCATGACCTGCACGACGATGACCTCATCAAGCTGCACCGCATGCATCCGAAAATGGTGTTCCTCAATCGCGACTTCGCGCAGATGCCGGAGGCGTCGTTTTGCGCGGATCATCATCGGGGAGGGGTGCTGGCGGCGCAGACGCTGCTTGCGCATCAACACAAGAAAATAGCCGTGATTTCAGGGCCTTTCCAGGCTTCCGACAATCATGCGCGGATCGCAGGATTCTTCGAAGAACTCGCGCGCAACGGCATTGACCGGACCGAGGTCCAGTTGATCGAATCGGACTTTTCGCCGGACGGCGGATATGACTCGGCGAAGCAACTGCTGGCGTCGAAGAAAAGGTTTACCGGGCTGTTCTGCGCCAACGACACCATGGCGATAGGCGCCTTATCGTGTTTGCAGCAAGCGGGCATCTCGGTGCCGAATGAAATGTCGGTCGTAGGTTACGACGACGACTACTCGGCCGCGTTCTCCGCGCCGGGCCTGACATCGGTTCACATCCCGACTGCCGATCTCACGCAAAACGCCGTTCGATGGTTGCTCAACGCGTGTTATGGGACCGCGTACACGATCTATCGCGAGTTTCCCGTGACGGTTACGAACCGGGCGTCGGTTGCCGCTCCGGCAAAACGAATGCGCACTTAA
- a CDS encoding ABC transporter ATP-binding protein: MSTVMSNVSIRDLEIQLGSHTIIESLDLEVEPGEFLVLLGPSGCGKSTLLHSIAGLIDVSGGSIEIGGQDMTWADPKDRGIALVFQSYALYPTMNVERNLSFGLRIAGTPKAEIERRVARAAEMLQLGPLLKRRPAQLSGGQRQRVAIGRAIVREADVFLFDEPLSNLDAKLRTELRRELKQLHKRLGATMIYVTHDQVEAMTLATRMAVMRGGVIQQIGTPAQVYAHPNNLFVATFLGSPGMNLLRGTLRREGGGVRFHNEHVDIDVSAYPFLQSPPENQPCVLGVRPEDVSIDPAFEHRGTVSLVEPMGNHRVIWLDYHGAQIASIAQDTANAAVDEITGFSIDSKRISLFDETSGERL, from the coding sequence ATGTCTACAGTCATGTCGAACGTTTCAATCCGCGATCTGGAGATCCAGCTTGGCTCCCATACGATTATCGAGTCGCTCGATCTTGAGGTCGAACCGGGTGAGTTCCTCGTATTGCTCGGACCTTCGGGTTGCGGTAAATCCACCTTGCTGCATAGCATTGCAGGACTGATCGATGTAAGTGGCGGCAGCATCGAAATAGGTGGTCAGGACATGACGTGGGCCGATCCGAAAGATCGCGGCATCGCGCTCGTGTTCCAGTCCTACGCGTTGTATCCGACCATGAACGTCGAGCGAAATCTCTCGTTTGGCTTGCGTATTGCCGGTACGCCCAAAGCCGAGATCGAACGGCGCGTCGCGCGTGCGGCCGAGATGTTGCAGCTTGGGCCGTTGCTCAAGCGCAGGCCCGCGCAGTTGTCGGGAGGGCAGCGTCAGCGCGTGGCAATTGGTCGGGCGATCGTGCGTGAAGCGGACGTGTTCCTCTTCGATGAGCCGCTCTCCAACCTCGACGCAAAGCTGCGCACGGAGCTCAGGCGTGAGTTGAAGCAACTGCATAAGCGTCTTGGCGCAACCATGATCTACGTGACCCACGACCAGGTGGAAGCGATGACGCTGGCGACCCGCATGGCCGTGATGCGCGGTGGGGTGATTCAGCAGATCGGCACGCCCGCGCAGGTGTACGCGCATCCGAACAATCTGTTTGTTGCCACGTTCCTTGGCTCGCCGGGCATGAACCTGCTTAGAGGTACGTTGCGTCGCGAGGGCGGCGGGGTGCGGTTTCACAATGAGCACGTTGACATCGATGTGTCCGCCTATCCGTTTCTTCAGTCACCGCCGGAGAACCAGCCGTGCGTGCTCGGTGTGCGTCCCGAAGATGTATCGATCGATCCGGCGTTCGAACATCGCGGGACGGTTTCGCTCGTTGAACCGATGGGCAACCACCGGGTAATTTGGCTCGATTATCATGGCGCCCAAATCGCGTCGATCGCGCAGGATACGGCGAACGCGGCGGTTGACGAGATCACGGGGTTTTCAATCGATAGCAAGCGTATCTCGCTCTTCGATGAAACCAGCGGTGAGCGGCTTTAG
- a CDS encoding carbohydrate ABC transporter permease: protein MNAPRHPLKRRSRFTPARLGVYAFLLTSALFFLLPLYVMLVTSVKPMTEIRLGNILSLPVHFTLDAWRVAWQSACTGLDCQGIQVGFWNSVRIVVPSTVLSILVGAVNGYALSFWKPRGASTLFAILLVGAFIPVQVMVYPLVRVLATVHLFSSLPGIVLIHTIFGMPVMTLLFRNYYAALPHELFQAARVDGGGFWRIFLQLMVPMSTPIIVVAIIMQVTGIWNDFILGLVFAGTRNLPMTVQLNNIINTTTGERLYNVNMAATILTSMVPLAIYFVSGRWFVRGIASGAVKG from the coding sequence ATGAACGCGCCACGTCACCCATTGAAACGCAGGTCGCGCTTCACGCCCGCGCGCTTGGGCGTGTATGCGTTCTTGCTGACTTCGGCCTTGTTTTTCCTGTTGCCGCTGTATGTGATGCTCGTCACGTCGGTCAAGCCGATGACGGAAATTCGCCTTGGCAATATCCTGTCTCTGCCGGTTCATTTCACGCTGGATGCGTGGCGTGTCGCGTGGCAATCGGCGTGTACGGGACTGGATTGCCAGGGTATTCAGGTCGGCTTCTGGAACTCGGTGCGTATTGTCGTGCCAAGTACGGTCCTGTCCATTCTGGTGGGTGCGGTGAACGGCTACGCGTTGTCGTTCTGGAAGCCTCGTGGCGCGAGCACGCTGTTCGCCATCCTGCTGGTGGGTGCGTTCATCCCCGTGCAAGTGATGGTCTATCCGCTCGTGCGGGTGCTTGCAACGGTGCATTTGTTCAGCTCGTTGCCCGGAATTGTGCTGATCCACACCATCTTCGGCATGCCCGTGATGACCCTGTTGTTCCGCAACTATTATGCAGCGCTGCCGCATGAACTTTTCCAGGCGGCGCGTGTGGACGGTGGCGGTTTCTGGCGCATCTTCCTGCAACTGATGGTGCCCATGTCCACGCCTATTATTGTGGTCGCCATCATCATGCAGGTCACGGGCATCTGGAATGACTTCATCCTGGGTCTCGTTTTTGCCGGAACCCGGAATCTGCCGATGACAGTACAACTGAACAACATCATCAACACCACGACAGGCGAGCGCCTTTACAACGTCAACATGGCGGCGACCATCCTCACGTCCATGGTGCCGCTTGCCATTTACTTCGTTTCGGGTCGCTGGTTCGTGCGCGGCATTGCTTCCGGTGCGGTCAAGGGTTAG
- a CDS encoding carbohydrate ABC transporter permease, with translation MALTVVFAYLGTMLWSLRTSFTNSRTFASNSFAGVSQYVRLFNNDRWMLSLQNIVIYGVFFIVICLAIGLLLAVFIDQKVVAEGALRTVFLYPYAMSFVATGLVWQWILNPELGIQEVLHRIGFTHARFDWIVDQDRVIYTLVIATVWQASGLVMALLLAGLRGIDEEIWKAARIDGIPRWRVYVSIVIPMLGASISTAFILLFVMVIKLYDAVVAMTQGGPGTASEVPAKFIMDYLFGRANLGLASAASIVLLVTVLAILAPVFYIRSRALRLRDSR, from the coding sequence ATGGCGCTCACCGTGGTGTTCGCCTATCTGGGTACGATGTTATGGAGCTTGCGCACGTCGTTCACGAACTCGCGCACGTTCGCGTCGAATAGTTTTGCGGGCGTGTCGCAATACGTGCGGCTTTTCAATAACGACCGGTGGATGCTGTCGCTGCAAAACATCGTGATCTATGGGGTTTTTTTCATCGTCATATGCCTCGCGATCGGCTTGCTGCTGGCGGTGTTTATCGATCAGAAGGTGGTGGCGGAGGGCGCGCTGCGCACGGTCTTCCTGTATCCGTACGCCATGTCGTTCGTGGCAACGGGGCTCGTGTGGCAGTGGATCCTGAATCCGGAACTGGGCATTCAGGAAGTGCTGCACCGGATCGGGTTCACGCACGCACGCTTCGACTGGATCGTCGATCAGGATCGCGTGATCTACACGCTGGTGATTGCAACGGTCTGGCAGGCGTCGGGACTCGTGATGGCGCTGTTGCTCGCGGGGCTGCGCGGCATTGATGAAGAGATCTGGAAGGCGGCGCGCATAGATGGCATTCCGCGCTGGCGTGTCTACGTCAGTATTGTCATTCCCATGCTCGGCGCGTCCATTTCAACGGCCTTTATCCTGCTGTTCGTGATGGTCATCAAACTCTACGATGCGGTGGTCGCCATGACGCAAGGCGGCCCCGGCACGGCCAGCGAAGTGCCCGCGAAGTTCATCATGGATTACTTGTTCGGACGCGCGAATCTTGGGCTGGCGTCGGCGGCGTCTATCGTTCTTCTCGTGACCGTGCTCGCGATTCTCGCGCCGGTCTTCTATATTCGCAGCCGCGCATTGCGGCTCAGGGATTCCCGATGA
- a CDS encoding ABC transporter substrate-binding protein codes for MNSMKKLVVSVIAAVVASSAAHADPLKATVIHWWTSGGESAAIKQFADAYNKAGGLWIDQAVAGADQARSTAINRIMGGDPPTAAQFNTSKQFHDIIDQGLLNNVDDVAAKENWDKIFPVSIIESIKSNGHYYAAPVDIHMPAWFFYSKPAFQKAGITKEPANYDEFIADLDKLKAAGVIPLALGGQAWQEKITFDAVFADVGGPDLYLKVYRDRDVNAVKSDAFKKVLTQFKRLHNYIDPGSPGRNWNDATALVISGKAGVQIMGDWAKGEFVAANQTAGKDFGCFPGFGPHSPYLVAGDAFVFPKTDDPNAVKAQKLLATVMTSPAAQVAFSAKKGSIPIRSDINDSSLDMCAKEGIAIMKDKSRQLPNPEMLTPPDINGALQDVITNFWNKNQSVEDAQKAFASGLKS; via the coding sequence ATGAACAGCATGAAGAAACTGGTGGTCAGTGTCATCGCAGCCGTTGTGGCGAGCAGCGCCGCGCACGCCGATCCGTTGAAAGCGACCGTGATCCACTGGTGGACATCGGGTGGCGAGTCAGCGGCCATCAAGCAGTTCGCCGATGCCTATAACAAGGCGGGTGGATTGTGGATCGACCAGGCCGTGGCCGGCGCGGACCAGGCGCGCTCCACGGCAATCAACCGCATCATGGGCGGTGATCCGCCGACCGCCGCGCAGTTCAATACGTCGAAGCAATTCCACGACATCATCGACCAGGGGTTGCTGAACAACGTGGACGATGTGGCGGCCAAGGAGAACTGGGACAAGATCTTCCCGGTGTCAATCATTGAAAGCATCAAGTCGAACGGGCATTACTACGCGGCGCCCGTGGACATCCACATGCCTGCATGGTTCTTCTATTCGAAGCCGGCGTTCCAGAAGGCCGGCATCACGAAGGAGCCGGCCAACTACGATGAGTTCATCGCGGATCTCGACAAGCTGAAAGCGGCCGGTGTGATTCCGCTCGCGCTCGGTGGTCAGGCATGGCAGGAAAAGATCACCTTCGACGCCGTGTTCGCCGATGTCGGCGGCCCGGACCTTTATTTGAAGGTGTATCGCGATCGCGATGTGAACGCGGTCAAGTCCGATGCGTTCAAGAAAGTGCTGACGCAGTTCAAGCGCCTGCATAACTATATTGATCCGGGCTCGCCGGGCCGCAACTGGAACGACGCCACTGCGCTGGTGATCTCGGGCAAGGCTGGCGTGCAGATCATGGGCGACTGGGCGAAGGGCGAGTTCGTCGCCGCCAATCAAACGGCCGGCAAGGACTTCGGTTGCTTCCCGGGCTTCGGCCCGCATTCGCCGTATCTGGTCGCCGGCGACGCGTTTGTCTTCCCGAAGACCGACGACCCCAACGCGGTCAAGGCGCAAAAACTGCTGGCGACGGTCATGACATCGCCGGCTGCCCAGGTCGCGTTCAGCGCGAAGAAGGGTTCGATTCCGATTCGATCGGACATCAACGATTCGAGTCTCGACATGTGTGCGAAGGAGGGCATCGCGATCATGAAGGACAAGTCGCGGCAGTTGCCGAATCCAGAAATGCTGACGCCGCCTGATATCAACGGTGCGTTGCAGGATGTCATCACCAACTTCTGGAACAAGAACCAGTCGGTGGAGGATGCGCAAAAGGCCTTCGCCAGCGGGCTGAAAAGCTGA